The region TAAAACATCCATATGCAGAGAGGATCAGTCACCTCTCCGGACAGGTCCGTGTTCGTACACAATGGTAATCCCCATAGAATAACGATACTGGAACATCTTTTGTTATAGGCGAACGCCGTCCTCTGCTATCCCCCTAGAAacgtatgaataaattgacaacttggTGTTACCATTTCTTTGCTAAATGGGTGTGCACTGGAGGCTGCCACTGATTGGACAGACTGAGGACACACCCACAACTGTCACCGCCCACTTCATACATTTCTAGGAGTAACTAGATGATCCAGAGGGATCCCTTATGTGGAATACAATTTTAAGAAGAGAGATGTCAGGAGAGCCGACAAGTCCTCTATATAAGGCCATTTTGGTCAGGAttgtgcatcagtatttgtaagtcataaTCAATGTATCACCACAGAAGGGGTGCAAATATATATACTTTTAAAATGTATAAAATCTTTCTAATGTTTAGGCTACACGCCTGATCGTACAAATACTGACTGAAGTACGTCCATCTGAAAGTGGCTTTAGTAGGACAGTAATCTATATGGACAACTTTGGATCGCATAACCAAAAACTCTTCTGTGGCATTTATGCCTTAGGACGCGCTCTCATCAACACGGATTAAGGCCACAAACTGAGGTCATTGTATATCGCACATTTTACACACTCAATCCTTTGAGAACTACGTTTATCCTATGACAAATTAAAATTACCTAATCTGATCAATATTAAACGATATTTGTAAATCCTTTCAGCCTGTCTGAGGCACATTCAGAGATGAGCTCACCGTCCATTCCAAGAAATGACGGAGCTTCTCCTTGACATTTACTAAAAACTGATAATATAAGCCATTGCTCTAGGAATGCTTTAAGGCAGATGATGGAAGCCTGTATAATTCATGTCCTATTACTACTGCGTCTCCAGCGCTACTAATTGTGTACGGTGTATAAAAACTCTTTCCTCTCATAAGTGCTTCTGGATGTTAAAGGCACTTGGACGATGTTCCACATTACTTATAGCAATGTGATCACCAACCATGGTGACCAGGAACAGTACGGTCCATATAAATGTGGCAAAAAATGCTTAAATGATAAGAAATGGCTTTCctcgaggagaaaaaaaaaactccctgAAAGCATGGTTATAAAAATTCAGGAGTCGTCTTCCCTAACATATGGCAAATTAAATATTCTCCAGTATCCAGTCATCATTAGAAATAGGAGGTACGGAGAGAGTGAGGTTTCCTTCAGAGTCCTCCCtgacacctttatggaggacaccgGCTTCTTGATAATACTCTTCCTCTTCATCAAAATATCCGTTTTCCATGGCGTATGTGCAGTCTGCACTGGAGGCGGCCTGGCACGCGCCTTTATATTCCTGGATGGATTCATACAGTGAGTAGAGCTGACACAGGAGAGACATGTCAAGTTGTCTTAGCCCGACCTGGGAATACAGAAGAAAGCAGCTTATAACCTGCACAGCATGAGGCTCACAATACAGTCATTACCTGCGGGGCACAATATCTTATTGCTCTCACAAAGTCTCCAGGTATTTATGTTTTCTTAATAAGATTTGTGATCACCACTGTTGTGTGTCATGGGCTTTTGTGAATTTTTATACAACTTACACAAAAAGGAAGGAATTCAGCAAATGTTTTTTGTGGCTTCAGAAAATTGTGCATTTTTTCACAACTTGCAGTTACGCAAAATGTTATGATGTATGTTGGCCCCACAACGTTTCCAAGAAATGCTGCTTATGTTATCACATCCACTAATACTTTACTCACGCACTGACAACACAAAAATAAATCGATATTGATGCTTTCCCTGGAGAACAGTTTTATCCTGGCCTCCATTTATCTCAAAAGTTCTTCACCGCCACCCACATCTAACAGACAGCCACATGAATAATTCACATACTGACCATTTTGGTCTCGTCTGCATTAAATGCTAAAAGATTAATATACAACGGTCTCCTGAAATATCTAATCAATTGTGACAGCTCTTTGAGAATGCATCGctgtctgaacagatccaaatATACCATTATGTACTTTCCAAGCGCCATCATATAGCCTCCATTGCTTAGCAATCTTCTTTCCATGTACTGAACTGCATATCCTTAGGGagcagtcagatggccatataacatggccgagtgctcTCTGAAGTGTCATTGGATTGCACTTAGCCCAATGcgattttctcatgccaattcagcaGAAGAAAATCACGGCATCCGATGATCGGATcacacacacccatacaagtctgtggGTACGCGTGAAATATCGGACTACACTTGGATGTCACCCCAGTGCAGTCTGATGTACgctcacagagacaatggagaagatggagaaattacgttctccatcttctccacacgtgtgctgcgattttctca is a window of Ranitomeya variabilis isolate aRanVar5 chromosome 2, aRanVar5.hap1, whole genome shotgun sequence DNA encoding:
- the FAM89A gene encoding protein FAM89A, which encodes MSGSHTAVTPLTPCMEGLPPLPKSLSGLLNSSGGSGWRDLERVYAQKSRIQDDLSRGGSSGGSQAHPKPPNLDAALALLRKEMVGLRQLDMSLLCQLYSLYESIQEYKGACQAASSADCTYAMENGYFDEEEEYYQEAGVLHKGVREDSEGNLTLSVPPISNDDWILENI